A single window of Ovis aries strain OAR_USU_Benz2616 breed Rambouillet chromosome 24, ARS-UI_Ramb_v3.0, whole genome shotgun sequence DNA harbors:
- the TVP23A gene encoding Golgi apparatus membrane protein TVP23 homolog A isoform X1, with amino-acid sequence MTLPGKSHRQTTPCSPWGLDESDTTERRHFHFSLSCIGEGNGSLLQSSCLENPRDSRACWAAVYGVAQSWTRLKLLSSSSSSRHPVATFFHLFFRVSAIVTYVGCDWFSKSFVGCFVTVLLLLSFDFWSVKNVTGRLMVGLRWWNQIDEDGKSHWIFEARKVSPDMVAATEAEARVFWLGLIICPMIWIVFFFSSLFSLKLKWLALVIAGISLQAANLYGYVLCKMGGESDVSKITASFLSQTVFQTACPSDFQKPGLEGLEIHKH; translated from the exons Atgaccttgcctggaaaatcccatcgacagacgaccccctgcagtccatggggtcttgacgagtcggacacgactgagcgacgtcactttcacttttcactttcatgcattggagaagggaatggcagcctgctccagtcttcttgcctggagaatcccagggacagcagagcctgctgggctgccgtctatggggtcgcacagagttggacacgactgaagcttcttagcagcagcagcagcagcag GCACCCGGTGGCCACGTTTTTCCACCTGTTTTTCCGCGTGAGCGCCATCGTCACCTACGTGGGCTGCGACTGGTTCAGCAAGAGCTTCGTGGGCTGCTTCGTCACTGTGTTGCTCCTCCTGTCCTTTGACTTCTGGTCTGTGAAG AATGTAACCGGACGACTCATGGTAGGCCTTCGCTGGTGGAACCAGATTGATGAAGACGGGAAAAGCCACTGGATTTTTGAAGCCAGAAAG GTCTCTCCAGACATGGTGGCTGCCACGGAAGCGGAAGCACGGGTCTTCTGGCTCGGCCTCATCATCTGTCCCATGATTTGGATCGTGTTCTTTTTTAGCTCCTTATTTTCCTTGAAGCTCAAGTGGCTG GCCCTCGTGATAGCTGGGATCTCTCTCCAAGCCGCCAACCTGTATGGCTACGTCCTGTGTAAGATGGGAGGCGAGAGCGACGTCAGCAAAATCACAGCCAGTTTTCTGTCCCAGACGGTGTTCCAGACG GCCTGTCCCAGCGACTTTCAGAAGCCTGGCCTCGAGGGGCTGGAGATTCACAAGCATTAG
- the TVP23A gene encoding Golgi apparatus membrane protein TVP23 homolog A isoform X2, which translates to MKQALVDDTEDVSLDFGNEEELAFRKAKIRHPVATFFHLFFRVSAIVTYVGCDWFSKSFVGCFVTVLLLLSFDFWSVKNVTGRLMVGLRWWNQIDEDGKSHWIFEARKVSPDMVAATEAEARVFWLGLIICPMIWIVFFFSSLFSLKLKWLALVIAGISLQAANLYGYVLCKMGGESDVSKITASFLSQTVFQTACPSDFQKPGLEGLEIHKH; encoded by the exons ATGAAGCAG GCCCTGGTGGACGATACTGAGGATGTGTCCTTGGACTTTGGCAACGAGGAGGAGCTGGCGTTTCGGAAAGCCAAGATCAG GCACCCGGTGGCCACGTTTTTCCACCTGTTTTTCCGCGTGAGCGCCATCGTCACCTACGTGGGCTGCGACTGGTTCAGCAAGAGCTTCGTGGGCTGCTTCGTCACTGTGTTGCTCCTCCTGTCCTTTGACTTCTGGTCTGTGAAG AATGTAACCGGACGACTCATGGTAGGCCTTCGCTGGTGGAACCAGATTGATGAAGACGGGAAAAGCCACTGGATTTTTGAAGCCAGAAAG GTCTCTCCAGACATGGTGGCTGCCACGGAAGCGGAAGCACGGGTCTTCTGGCTCGGCCTCATCATCTGTCCCATGATTTGGATCGTGTTCTTTTTTAGCTCCTTATTTTCCTTGAAGCTCAAGTGGCTG GCCCTCGTGATAGCTGGGATCTCTCTCCAAGCCGCCAACCTGTATGGCTACGTCCTGTGTAAGATGGGAGGCGAGAGCGACGTCAGCAAAATCACAGCCAGTTTTCTGTCCCAGACGGTGTTCCAGACG GCCTGTCCCAGCGACTTTCAGAAGCCTGGCCTCGAGGGGCTGGAGATTCACAAGCATTAG